A region of Thermobifida halotolerans DNA encodes the following proteins:
- a CDS encoding glycoside hydrolase family 3 protein, whose protein sequence is MERRAFLTAAALSALAASVPLRPSAALADSPPWTDTALSAAERADALLAAMTPDQKTALICCDFDAVADLGVPRPAFADASAGVRGETGVTAFPVPLAQAATFSPDLLRQLGSAIAAEVRGKAFNSVLGPTVDLARTWRAGRAAEGMGEDPLLAGVLGAEVALGMREQHVTTTVKHFSAYTQEADRTTVDVRISARGLHETYHAPFRTIVEVLPDTSVMTSYPRINGVYAPQNPDLIDDLKGDIGLEGYVVPDFMSGDDQIAAARAGVDLAGLGPDAVWISPSVLAGSVPADRIDDAVRRILVTMFAGGLFDHPVPEAPQAVVSTAEHRQLAHDLAVHGTVLLANDGVLPLAASVGGIAVIGPADEAAVTGIEGSTWVEPGEWTTPLQAIRDRAGSGTSVTHAQGTRGDVALDPVPGDALTDPDGAPGLRGTYYAGPDLSGSPVATRTSATLDFDSAPVSGLPAVWSARWTGTLTPPATGLCRFSLLFTGRAKLVVDGRTVAEGVRPSQDFMFGPHTYPLQGTVELTEGRGVDVTVEYTNEGSFLGAVGLHLGWQPVSVIDGAVEAARDADVAVVMVNRVAGENMDHTSLALPGDQDALISAVAAVNSSTVVVLNTDGPVLMPWLDDVAAVVQTWYGGRGMGTALASVLFGDADPAGRLPVTFPADESQGPGSTPQTYPGVDGRVDHSEGSDIGYRFYQRNGQQPLFCFGHGLSYTTFALDGLGVRHDQEAGELVAEVNVRNTGARAGHEVVQLYVGLPESADAAPKQLKAFRKVRLDPGELRRVELRVALDELRVWDETAGRWRFVDGLYQVHAGRSSTDTPLHRTIHLNR, encoded by the coding sequence ATGGAACGACGTGCCTTCCTCACCGCCGCCGCCCTCTCCGCGCTGGCCGCGTCCGTGCCGCTGCGCCCCTCCGCCGCCCTCGCCGACTCCCCGCCCTGGACGGACACCGCCCTGAGCGCGGCCGAGCGCGCCGACGCGCTGCTGGCCGCCATGACCCCCGACCAGAAGACCGCGCTGATCTGCTGCGACTTCGACGCCGTGGCGGACCTGGGCGTGCCCCGCCCGGCCTTCGCCGACGCCTCGGCCGGAGTGCGCGGCGAGACGGGGGTGACCGCCTTCCCGGTCCCCCTCGCCCAGGCCGCCACCTTCTCCCCCGACCTGCTTCGTCAGCTCGGCTCCGCCATCGCCGCCGAGGTCCGCGGCAAGGCCTTCAACTCCGTTCTCGGCCCGACCGTCGACCTGGCCCGCACCTGGCGGGCGGGACGCGCCGCCGAAGGCATGGGCGAGGACCCCCTGCTGGCCGGAGTCCTCGGGGCCGAGGTGGCCCTGGGCATGCGCGAACAGCACGTCACCACCACGGTCAAGCACTTCTCCGCCTACACCCAGGAGGCCGACCGGACGACGGTCGACGTCCGCATCTCGGCCAGGGGCCTGCACGAGACCTACCACGCGCCGTTCCGCACGATCGTCGAAGTGCTCCCCGACACGTCGGTGATGACCTCCTATCCGCGGATCAACGGCGTCTACGCTCCCCAGAACCCCGACCTGATCGACGACCTGAAGGGCGACATCGGCCTAGAGGGCTACGTCGTCCCCGACTTCATGTCCGGCGACGACCAGATCGCCGCCGCCCGGGCGGGCGTGGACCTGGCCGGGCTGGGCCCCGACGCGGTGTGGATCAGCCCGTCGGTCCTCGCCGGGAGCGTCCCCGCCGACCGCATCGACGACGCCGTGCGGCGCATCCTGGTCACCATGTTCGCCGGCGGGCTGTTCGACCACCCCGTCCCCGAGGCGCCGCAGGCCGTCGTGAGCACCGCCGAGCACCGGCAACTCGCCCACGACCTCGCCGTCCACGGCACCGTCCTGCTCGCCAACGACGGCGTCCTGCCGCTGGCCGCGTCCGTGGGCGGCATCGCGGTGATCGGTCCCGCCGACGAGGCGGCGGTCACCGGCATCGAGGGCTCCACCTGGGTGGAGCCGGGTGAGTGGACCACCCCGCTACAGGCGATCCGCGACCGCGCCGGAAGCGGGACCAGCGTCACCCACGCCCAGGGCACGCGCGGCGACGTTGCGCTCGACCCCGTCCCCGGCGACGCCCTGACCGACCCCGACGGCGCGCCCGGCCTGCGGGGAACCTACTACGCCGGCCCCGACCTGTCGGGCTCTCCGGTCGCCACCCGCACCTCCGCGACCCTCGACTTCGACTCAGCGCCCGTCTCCGGGCTTCCCGCGGTCTGGTCGGCCCGCTGGACGGGCACCCTGACGCCGCCGGCCACCGGGCTGTGCCGGTTCTCGCTGCTGTTCACGGGACGCGCGAAGCTGGTCGTCGACGGACGGACCGTGGCCGAGGGCGTCCGCCCCAGCCAGGACTTCATGTTCGGCCCCCACACCTACCCCCTGCAGGGAACGGTCGAGCTGACCGAGGGCCGCGGCGTGGACGTGACCGTGGAGTACACCAACGAGGGCTCCTTCCTCGGCGCCGTGGGCCTGCACCTGGGCTGGCAGCCCGTCTCGGTGATCGACGGGGCGGTCGAGGCGGCCCGCGACGCCGACGTGGCCGTCGTCATGGTCAACCGGGTGGCCGGGGAGAACATGGACCACACCTCCCTCGCCCTCCCCGGCGACCAGGACGCCCTGATCAGCGCGGTCGCCGCCGTCAACAGCAGCACCGTGGTCGTGCTCAACACCGACGGCCCGGTCCTCATGCCGTGGCTGGACGACGTCGCCGCGGTGGTGCAGACCTGGTACGGAGGGCGGGGCATGGGCACCGCCCTCGCCTCGGTCCTGTTCGGCGACGCCGATCCGGCCGGGCGGCTTCCCGTCACCTTCCCCGCGGACGAGTCGCAGGGGCCGGGCTCCACTCCGCAGACCTACCCCGGGGTGGACGGCAGGGTCGACCACTCCGAAGGGTCCGACATCGGCTACCGCTTCTACCAGCGCAACGGGCAGCAGCCGCTGTTCTGCTTCGGGCACGGCCTGTCCTACACCACCTTCGCGCTCGACGGCCTGGGCGTACGCCACGACCAGGAGGCCGGGGAGCTGGTGGCCGAGGTGAACGTGCGCAACACCGGAGCGCGCGCCGGACACGAGGTCGTGCAGCTCTACGTCGGCCTGCCGGAATCGGCCGACGCCGCGCCCAAGCAGCTCAAGGCGTTCCGCAAGGTCCGGCTGGATCCCGGCGAGCTGCGGCGGGTGGAGCTGCGGGTGGCTCTCGACGAGCTGAGGGTGTGGGACGAGACGGCGGGAAGGTGGCGGTTCGTCGACGGCCTCTACCAGGTGCACGCGGGCCGCTCCTCGACCGACACCCCGCTGCACCGCACCATCCACCTCAACCGCTGA
- a CDS encoding VOC family protein, translating into MTDRLITHLRHLDIAVPDYAKQVEFYTNLWGLTPVADDRDITFLAAEGSPEQYVMRLRRAEEKRLDLIAFGAADPRSVDALAQRLASAGVPLVSEPGPLQTPGGGYGFRFFDVDGRTVEVSSDVAVRRHRRVEEQEAIPVKLSHVVINSPAPERTRAFYERHLDFALSDTLTHPRIGEAMYFMRCNPQHHSLAIARGPHVSLHHASFEMRGIDEYMRGTGRLLRAGTRKVWGPGRHLAGNNTFSYFLDPHGNTMEYTTELELLDEDTWHPHLYDFSDPQVSDQWGTANPMDEFVAAESFNDPDRGGFVAPPV; encoded by the coding sequence ATGACCGACCGCCTCATCACCCACCTGCGGCACCTGGACATCGCGGTGCCCGACTACGCCAAGCAGGTCGAGTTCTACACCAACCTGTGGGGCCTGACCCCGGTCGCCGACGACCGCGACATCACGTTCCTCGCGGCCGAGGGGTCGCCCGAGCAGTACGTCATGCGGCTGCGCAGGGCAGAGGAGAAGCGCCTCGACCTGATCGCGTTCGGCGCGGCCGACCCGCGCTCGGTCGACGCGCTCGCGCAGCGGCTGGCCTCCGCCGGGGTCCCCCTGGTCAGCGAGCCGGGGCCGCTCCAGACCCCCGGGGGCGGCTACGGCTTCCGCTTCTTCGACGTCGACGGCCGCACCGTCGAGGTGTCCAGCGACGTGGCCGTCCGCCGGCACCGCAGGGTCGAGGAGCAGGAGGCCATCCCGGTCAAGCTCTCCCACGTGGTCATCAACTCCCCGGCCCCGGAGCGGACCCGCGCCTTCTACGAGCGGCACCTCGACTTCGCGCTGTCGGACACGCTGACCCATCCCAGGATCGGCGAGGCGATGTACTTCATGCGGTGCAACCCCCAGCACCACAGTCTCGCCATCGCGCGCGGCCCGCACGTCTCCCTGCACCACGCCTCCTTCGAGATGCGCGGCATCGACGAGTACATGCGCGGCACCGGGCGGCTGCTGCGCGCCGGGACCAGGAAGGTGTGGGGGCCGGGGCGGCACCTCGCGGGCAACAACACCTTCTCCTACTTCCTCGACCCGCACGGCAACACCATGGAGTACACCACCGAGCTGGAACTGCTGGACGAGGACACCTGGCACCCCCACCTGTACGACTTCTCCGACCCCCAGGTGAGCGACCAGTGGGGCACCGCCAACCCGATGGACGAGTTCGTGGCGGCCGAGTCCTTCAACGACCCCGACCGGGGCGGGTTCGTCGCTCCGCCCGTGTGA
- a CDS encoding FAD-dependent oxidoreductase gives MPAVNTVLIVGGGTAGCSLAVLLARAGVRVEIAEIKTDWTVHGSGITLQGNALRVLRELDVLPQVLESGCAFDVLGLRSASGELLTKLPDFRTGGPDLPATVGMNRPRLAEILSEAARAAGAEVRLGVTVRTLEQDDSGVDVVFTDGTAARYDLVVAADGIRSHMRSLLGFDVEPRPTGMSIWRVHTRRPVGLDHTDLCYDGPCYIAGYCPTSDDTIYAYLVEGSRDHADLSREEQLDLVLRLAASYHGFWDEIRAGMNDPAAINHTAFESLLVPAPWNRGRVVLVGDAAHACPPTLAQGAAMCLEDAWVLAELLLFADRVDQGLWDRFTARRFDRVRTVVDGSLQLTRWMLDRSADADVPGLMARVAGLVTEPA, from the coding sequence GTGCCCGCTGTGAACACCGTACTGATCGTCGGCGGAGGAACCGCCGGATGCTCGCTCGCCGTCCTGCTGGCCCGTGCCGGGGTCAGAGTCGAGATCGCGGAGATCAAGACGGACTGGACCGTGCACGGTTCCGGCATCACGCTGCAGGGCAACGCCCTGCGGGTGCTGCGCGAACTCGACGTGCTGCCCCAGGTGCTGGAGAGCGGGTGCGCCTTCGACGTGCTGGGCCTGCGCTCGGCCTCCGGTGAGCTGCTGACGAAGCTGCCGGACTTCCGCACCGGCGGACCCGACCTGCCCGCGACCGTGGGCATGAACCGCCCGAGGCTGGCGGAGATCCTGTCCGAGGCGGCCAGGGCTGCGGGCGCGGAGGTCCGCCTCGGCGTCACGGTCCGGACCCTGGAGCAGGACGACTCGGGTGTGGACGTCGTCTTCACCGACGGCACCGCCGCCCGCTACGACCTGGTCGTGGCCGCCGACGGTATCCGCTCGCACATGCGCTCCCTGCTCGGCTTCGATGTCGAGCCCCGGCCCACCGGGATGTCGATCTGGCGGGTGCACACCCGGCGCCCCGTCGGCCTGGACCACACCGACCTGTGCTACGACGGCCCCTGCTACATCGCCGGATACTGTCCCACCAGCGACGACACCATCTACGCCTACCTGGTGGAAGGCAGCCGGGACCACGCGGACCTCTCCCGCGAGGAGCAGTTGGACCTCGTGCTGCGCCTGGCCGCCTCCTACCACGGTTTCTGGGACGAGATCCGCGCCGGGATGAACGACCCGGCGGCCATCAACCACACGGCGTTCGAGTCGCTGCTGGTGCCCGCCCCGTGGAACCGCGGCCGGGTCGTACTCGTCGGGGACGCCGCGCACGCCTGCCCGCCCACCCTCGCCCAGGGCGCGGCCATGTGCCTGGAGGACGCCTGGGTGCTGGCCGAGCTCCTGCTCTTCGCCGACCGGGTGGACCAGGGGCTGTGGGACCGGTTCACCGCCCGCCGCTTCGACCGGGTCCGTACGGTCGTCGACGGCTCCCTGCAGCTCACCCGGTGGATGCTCGACCGCTCCGCCGACGCCGACGTGCCCGGCCTGATGGCCCGTGTCGCCGGACTGGTCACCGAACCGGCCTGA
- a CDS encoding cyclase family protein has protein sequence METGTDLAGAERAIAEAAAAYSNWGRWGDDDVLGTLNFIDDAKRAHAARLVRRGAVFSLAQRFDAEGPQKGWRRRTNPVHTMLDTGLDAAAGVQGFPHGFGGADDVIAMPLQCSTQWDGLGHIFDHGRAWNGRPAEKVVTSEGDQVTGIETAAAAIVGRGVLLDVGRAVGEAGELPDGFAITERHLAETIARQGGTARVGRGDIVCVRTGQLTRARRDGWGDYAGGAAPGLSFSTADWLHRTEIAAVATDTWGFEVRPNEFDHAFQPLHQVAIPNIGLFIGEMWDLDALAADCASDGVYEFWLTAVPLPITGAVGSPVNPVAVK, from the coding sequence GTGGAGACCGGGACCGATCTGGCCGGGGCCGAACGGGCCATCGCCGAAGCCGCGGCCGCCTACTCGAACTGGGGCCGGTGGGGCGACGACGACGTCCTCGGCACCCTCAACTTCATCGACGACGCCAAACGCGCCCACGCCGCGCGCCTGGTGCGCCGGGGCGCGGTCTTCTCGCTGGCGCAGCGCTTCGACGCCGAAGGCCCGCAGAAGGGCTGGCGGCGCCGCACGAACCCGGTGCACACGATGCTGGACACCGGCCTGGACGCGGCCGCGGGCGTGCAGGGCTTCCCGCACGGCTTCGGCGGCGCCGACGACGTCATCGCCATGCCGCTGCAGTGCTCCACCCAGTGGGACGGCCTCGGCCACATCTTCGACCACGGCCGCGCCTGGAACGGCCGCCCCGCCGAGAAGGTCGTCACCAGCGAGGGCGACCAGGTCACCGGGATCGAGACCGCCGCCGCGGCGATCGTCGGCCGGGGCGTGCTGCTGGACGTGGGCCGGGCGGTGGGCGAGGCCGGGGAACTGCCCGACGGCTTCGCGATCACCGAACGGCACCTCGCCGAGACGATCGCCCGCCAGGGCGGGACCGCGCGGGTGGGGCGCGGCGACATCGTGTGCGTGCGCACCGGCCAGCTCACCCGGGCCCGCCGCGACGGCTGGGGCGACTACGCGGGCGGAGCGGCCCCCGGACTGTCGTTCAGCACCGCCGACTGGCTGCACCGCACCGAGATCGCCGCCGTCGCCACCGACACCTGGGGCTTCGAGGTGCGCCCCAACGAGTTCGACCACGCCTTCCAGCCCCTGCACCAGGTCGCCATCCCCAACATCGGACTGTTCATCGGCGAGATGTGGGACCTGGACGCGCTGGCCGCCGACTGCGCCTCCGACGGCGTCTACGAGTTCTGGCTCACCGCCGTGCCGCTGCCGATCACCGGCGCCGTCGGCTCCCCCGTCAACCCCGTCGCCGTGAAATGA
- a CDS encoding LysR family transcriptional regulator translates to MRLANVDLNLLVTLQALLRERSVTRAAARLGVSQPAVSAALGRLRRHFDDELLTRVGNSYVLTPLAAQLVERTDLAVTNVRQVFSAQPHFDPAVSEREFVVAMSDYSLTMLGDALSGLVEERAPGVRLHIQQLVSADVNHAAEALRTLDAMVLPHGFLRDLPCLDLYTDDWVCLVSADNERVGEKLTPDLLAELSWVFTFHRPTAYTPADWKMRALGIEPNVRVVAEWFVALPLLVRGTDRIALIQRGLVDRLDGMDGLRVLECPFEPDPLVMALWWHPMNSHDPAHRWLRGMVAEAAERVG, encoded by the coding sequence ATGCGGCTCGCCAACGTGGACCTGAACCTGCTGGTCACGCTCCAGGCCCTGCTGCGGGAGCGCAGCGTCACCCGCGCCGCGGCCCGCCTGGGGGTGAGCCAGCCCGCGGTGAGCGCGGCGCTGGGGCGACTGCGGCGGCACTTCGACGACGAACTGCTGACCCGGGTGGGCAACTCCTACGTGCTGACCCCGCTGGCCGCGCAGCTCGTCGAACGCACCGACCTGGCGGTCACCAACGTGCGCCAGGTGTTCAGCGCCCAGCCCCACTTCGACCCGGCCGTCTCGGAACGGGAGTTCGTCGTGGCCATGTCGGACTACTCGCTGACGATGCTGGGGGACGCGCTGTCCGGGCTGGTCGAGGAGCGGGCGCCCGGTGTGAGACTGCACATCCAGCAGTTGGTCAGCGCGGACGTCAACCACGCCGCCGAGGCGCTGCGCACCCTCGACGCGATGGTCCTGCCGCACGGCTTCCTCAGGGACCTGCCCTGCCTCGACCTGTACACCGACGACTGGGTGTGCCTGGTGTCGGCGGACAACGAACGGGTCGGCGAGAAGCTCACCCCGGACCTGTTGGCGGAGCTGTCCTGGGTGTTCACCTTCCACCGGCCGACGGCCTACACCCCCGCCGACTGGAAGATGCGGGCCCTGGGAATCGAACCGAACGTCCGCGTGGTCGCCGAGTGGTTCGTCGCGCTGCCGCTGCTGGTCCGCGGCACCGACCGGATCGCACTGATCCAGCGGGGACTCGTCGACCGGTTGGACGGCATGGACGGACTGCGCGTGCTGGAGTGCCCGTTCGAGCCCGACCCCCTCGTCATGGCCCTGTGGTGGCACCCGATGAACAGCCACGACCCGGCGCACCGCTGGCTGCGCGGGATGGTCGCGGAGGCGGCGGAGCGGGTGGGGTGA
- a CDS encoding sigma-70 family RNA polymerase sigma factor, with product MEPGRGDEPASADLLAAARAGDGAAFGRLVGPLRDELHAHCYRMLGSVHDADDAVQDTLDRAWRHLDRFEDRGSLRPWLYRIATNRALTLIERRGRRELPTDLSPRGAPAAEAAWLEPYPDRRLGWTAELAPEARAVVRESVELAFVAALQHLSARQRAALLLCEVLGHSARETADLLDTTVAAVNSALQRARRALAERLPDSSQLRTLRALGDAAVRDLARRYAAAWEAGDVDAIVALLTEDARYSMPPLRAWYEGRGGVRGFLLDGPLRERWRFLPTRANGQVAFGTYRWEERRARYVPAGLDLLVLRGDRIAEVVSFLDADFPAHGLPLELPATGRGDSDDFRGSGGLLS from the coding sequence ATGGAACCGGGACGCGGGGACGAGCCCGCCTCGGCCGATCTGCTGGCCGCGGCTCGGGCCGGTGACGGCGCGGCCTTCGGCCGTCTGGTGGGGCCGCTGCGGGACGAGCTGCACGCGCACTGCTACCGCATGCTGGGGTCGGTCCACGACGCCGACGACGCCGTGCAGGACACGCTGGACCGGGCCTGGCGGCACCTGGACCGGTTCGAGGACCGCGGCTCGCTGCGGCCGTGGCTGTACCGGATCGCGACGAACCGGGCGCTGACGCTCATCGAGCGGCGCGGGCGGCGCGAACTGCCCACCGACCTGAGCCCGCGGGGCGCGCCGGCGGCCGAGGCCGCCTGGCTGGAACCGTACCCCGACCGCAGGTTGGGATGGACGGCCGAGCTGGCCCCGGAGGCCCGCGCCGTGGTGCGCGAGAGCGTGGAACTGGCGTTCGTCGCCGCGTTGCAGCACCTGTCGGCCCGGCAGCGGGCCGCGCTGCTGCTGTGCGAGGTCCTCGGCCACAGCGCCCGGGAGACCGCCGATTTGCTGGACACCACGGTCGCCGCGGTCAACAGCGCCCTGCAACGGGCCCGCCGGGCCCTCGCCGAGCGGCTGCCCGACTCCTCCCAACTGCGGACCCTGCGCGCGCTGGGCGACGCGGCAGTGCGCGACCTGGCCCGGCGGTACGCGGCGGCCTGGGAGGCCGGGGACGTCGACGCCATCGTGGCGCTGCTCACCGAGGACGCGAGGTACTCGATGCCGCCGCTGCGCGCCTGGTACGAGGGCCGCGGCGGTGTCCGCGGCTTCCTGCTCGACGGGCCGCTGCGGGAGCGGTGGCGCTTCCTGCCGACGCGGGCCAACGGGCAGGTGGCGTTCGGCACCTACCGGTGGGAGGAGCGCCGGGCCCGCTACGTCCCGGCCGGGCTGGACCTGCTGGTGCTGCGCGGCGACCGGATCGCCGAGGTGGTGTCGTTCCTGGACGCCGACTTCCCGGCCCACGGCCTGCCGCTGGAACTTCCGGCGACCGGTCGCGGAGACAGCGATGACTTCCGGGGGTCCGGCGGGTTGTTGTCCTGA
- a CDS encoding YybH family protein: MNSDEEIRALVSRWAAAVHDGDLDGVLADHAEDIVMFDVPPPHEGVRGLDAYARTWPPFFDWQARGAVFEVESLDVTAGDDVAFAHALLRCGTPERFADAPDERLRLTLGLRRRDGRWVVAHEHHSFADTGADRDDTAAEEEVRALHRRWFADTAAKNLDGLMAAIADDVVSYEHDQPLRHLGAAAVRRVCARGLDEAGAGEVSWTVPDLRVLVRDDLAVAWGLNRVRTERADGGAAETWSRGTRVFERRGGAWVMVHQHLSYPYDPDTGEARTDLRP, from the coding sequence ATGAATTCCGACGAAGAGATCCGCGCCCTGGTCTCACGCTGGGCCGCGGCGGTGCACGACGGCGACCTGGACGGGGTGCTCGCCGACCACGCCGAGGACATCGTGATGTTCGACGTTCCCCCGCCGCACGAGGGGGTGCGCGGGCTGGACGCCTACGCGCGAACCTGGCCGCCCTTCTTCGACTGGCAGGCGCGGGGCGCGGTGTTCGAGGTCGAGTCGCTGGACGTCACCGCCGGGGACGACGTCGCGTTCGCGCACGCCCTGCTGCGGTGCGGCACCCCGGAGCGGTTCGCCGACGCCCCGGACGAGCGCCTGCGGCTCACACTCGGTCTGCGCAGGCGGGACGGCCGCTGGGTGGTCGCCCACGAGCACCACTCGTTCGCCGACACCGGCGCCGACCGGGACGACACCGCCGCCGAGGAGGAGGTGCGCGCGCTGCACCGGCGGTGGTTCGCCGACACCGCCGCGAAGAACCTGGACGGTCTGATGGCCGCGATCGCCGACGACGTCGTCTCCTACGAGCACGACCAGCCGCTGCGGCACCTCGGAGCGGCGGCGGTGCGGCGGGTCTGCGCGCGGGGCCTCGACGAGGCCGGTGCCGGCGAGGTGAGCTGGACCGTTCCCGACCTGAGGGTCCTGGTCCGCGACGACCTCGCCGTCGCGTGGGGCCTCAACCGGGTCAGGACCGAGCGGGCCGACGGCGGCGCCGCCGAGACCTGGTCGCGCGGCACCCGGGTGTTCGAGCGCAGAGGCGGCGCGTGGGTGATGGTCCACCAGCACCTGTCCTACCCGTACGATCCGGACACCGGCGAGGCGAGGACCGACCTGCGGCCCTGA
- a CDS encoding zeta toxin family protein produces MLRQPPSAETTFYSYSPTSVLYDVFDSTATQLSGAHLTLIRRAADDGEGQTWRTRRRAVEERRRAVDPDDRDALVQHTRLWLSEIAALRGRLSEAAAPESHHVSPEDLESVFEDPDDGVREFVFHGHAPSPSPVLVLLGAQPAAGKSRVQAALVRRRPDLVPVTGDRLRAFHPHHSDLMRQDPLAMPNATAQACGAWVRMCIGHALDNRHSLLLEGTFRDPRTTLATAERFAGAGYRVEVVAIGVREEVSRLDSVNRYLSPGSVVNRWTPANAHDLGYRMCPRTVAACEASPHVHRITVVDQSGAAHFDNERGPDGAWTGPPGAEAALLRLRERPFDSEEARIWLYRRDDYTAAVAGRGELTPTTLPTFASLCADADRVAEYAYSGPWDFRLRRRNAARQRMYRRLLDSAARNTG; encoded by the coding sequence ATGCTCCGTCAACCGCCCTCCGCAGAAACCACGTTCTACTCCTACTCCCCCACCTCGGTGCTCTACGACGTCTTCGACAGCACCGCCACCCAGCTCAGCGGTGCCCACCTCACGCTGATCCGCCGGGCCGCCGACGACGGGGAAGGCCAGACCTGGCGCACCAGGCGCCGCGCCGTGGAGGAGCGGCGGCGCGCGGTGGACCCCGACGACCGCGACGCCCTCGTCCAGCACACCAGGCTCTGGCTCTCCGAGATCGCGGCGCTGCGGGGGCGACTGTCCGAGGCCGCCGCCCCCGAGAGCCACCACGTGTCCCCTGAGGACCTCGAAAGCGTCTTCGAGGACCCGGACGACGGGGTCAGGGAGTTCGTCTTCCACGGACACGCCCCCTCCCCCTCCCCCGTACTGGTCCTGCTCGGAGCGCAGCCCGCGGCCGGCAAGTCGAGGGTGCAGGCCGCCCTCGTCCGCCGCCGTCCCGACCTCGTCCCGGTGACCGGGGACCGCCTGCGCGCGTTCCACCCCCACCACAGCGACCTGATGCGGCAGGATCCGCTGGCCATGCCCAACGCCACGGCCCAGGCCTGCGGCGCCTGGGTGCGGATGTGTATCGGCCACGCCCTCGACAACCGCCACAGTCTCCTGCTGGAGGGGACCTTCCGCGATCCGCGGACAACCCTCGCCACCGCGGAGCGCTTCGCCGGTGCGGGATACCGCGTCGAGGTCGTCGCCATCGGTGTGCGCGAGGAGGTCAGCCGGCTCGACTCGGTCAACCGCTACCTCTCCCCCGGCTCTGTGGTCAACCGGTGGACCCCCGCCAACGCGCATGACCTCGGCTACCGCATGTGCCCGCGGACCGTGGCGGCCTGCGAGGCGAGCCCGCACGTGCACCGGATCACCGTCGTCGACCAGTCCGGTGCCGCCCACTTCGACAACGAGCGCGGCCCCGACGGGGCCTGGACCGGTCCGCCCGGAGCCGAAGCCGCCCTGCTGCGCCTGCGGGAGCGACCGTTCGATTCGGAGGAGGCGCGTATTTGGCTGTACCGCCGCGACGACTACACGGCCGCCGTGGCCGGACGCGGCGAACTGACCCCGACCACGCTTCCCACCTTCGCAAGCCTCTGCGCCGACGCCGACCGCGTCGCCGAGTACGCCTACTCCGGCCCCTGGGACTTCCGGCTGCGGCGGCGCAACGCCGCCCGGCAGCGCATGTACCGCCGTCTCCTCGACTCCGCCGCTCGGAATACGGGGTGA
- a CDS encoding NAD(P)H-dependent oxidoreductase, translated as MKVLWLFAHPERRSLGGALRDEGLRALDDLGHDHRQSDLYAMGWNPVVSGADFGHDPAERLVVGEASRRAWESGRLSADVRAEQDKLAWADTLVVQFPLWWYGMPAILKGWFDRVFVKGFAYGVTDPARPGRSLRYGEGRLAGKRAMVVVTAGARESSLGPRGINGDIGELLFPLQHGTLWYTGMSVVAPLVVPGADRAGDADFAEYAARLRNRLRTLETEAPVAFRHQNRGDYDDDLVLRPHLAPGRRGLGVHRAE; from the coding sequence GTGAAGGTGCTGTGGTTGTTCGCCCATCCGGAGCGGCGTTCGCTGGGCGGGGCGCTCAGGGACGAGGGACTGCGCGCACTCGACGACCTCGGACACGACCACCGGCAGTCCGACCTGTACGCGATGGGCTGGAATCCGGTGGTCAGCGGCGCGGACTTCGGTCACGACCCCGCGGAGCGGCTGGTGGTGGGCGAGGCCTCCCGACGGGCGTGGGAGTCGGGGCGGCTGAGCGCGGACGTCCGCGCCGAGCAGGACAAGCTCGCCTGGGCCGACACGCTGGTCGTGCAGTTCCCGCTGTGGTGGTACGGGATGCCCGCCATCCTCAAGGGCTGGTTCGACCGCGTCTTCGTCAAGGGGTTCGCCTACGGGGTCACCGATCCCGCCCGTCCGGGCCGCTCTCTGCGCTACGGGGAGGGGCGGCTGGCCGGGAAGCGCGCGATGGTCGTGGTGACGGCGGGAGCCCGGGAGAGCTCCCTGGGGCCGCGCGGGATCAACGGCGACATCGGCGAACTGCTGTTCCCGCTGCAGCACGGCACCCTGTGGTACACGGGGATGTCGGTGGTCGCCCCTCTCGTCGTCCCCGGCGCGGACCGCGCCGGGGACGCGGACTTCGCGGAGTACGCCGCGCGCCTGCGGAACCGGCTGCGCACGCTGGAGACCGAAGCGCCCGTGGCCTTCCGCCACCAGAACCGCGGCGACTACGACGACGACCTGGTGCTGCGCCCCCACCTCGCCCCGGGGCGCCGCGGACTGGGAGTGCACCGCGCGGAGTGA